In Streptomyces seoulensis, the following are encoded in one genomic region:
- the dapE gene encoding succinyl-diaminopimelate desuccinylase, with translation MADTTLDLTLDAAELTARLVDIPSESGTEKPLADAIEAALRALPHLTVERFGNNVLARTDLGRAERVILAGHIDTVPIAENVPSRLDGDGVLWGCGTCDMKAGVAVQLRIAATVPEPNRDLTFVFYDNEEVAAELNGLKHLAEARPEWLRGDFAVLLEPSDGEVEGGCQGTLRVLLRTKGERAHSARGWMGSNAIHAAAPILSRLASYEPRWPVIDGLEYREGLNAVRIGGGVAGNVIPDECVVTVNFRYAPDRTEEEAIAHVREVFADCGVEEFVIDDHSGAALPGLSHPAAAAFIEAVGGTPMPKYGWTDVSRFASLGIPAVNYGPGNPHLAHKRDERVEVAKVLAGEERLRAWLTA, from the coding sequence ATGGCCGACACCACCCTTGACCTCACGCTGGACGCCGCCGAGCTGACCGCCCGGCTCGTGGACATCCCGTCGGAGAGCGGCACGGAGAAGCCCCTCGCGGACGCGATCGAGGCCGCGCTGCGCGCTCTGCCCCACCTCACGGTGGAGCGCTTCGGCAACAACGTCCTCGCCCGCACCGATCTGGGCCGCGCCGAACGCGTCATCCTCGCCGGGCACATCGACACCGTGCCGATCGCGGAGAACGTCCCCTCCCGTCTCGACGGGGACGGCGTGCTGTGGGGCTGCGGCACCTGCGACATGAAGGCCGGCGTCGCGGTCCAGCTCCGGATCGCGGCCACCGTGCCGGAGCCCAACCGCGACCTGACCTTCGTCTTCTACGACAACGAGGAGGTCGCCGCCGAGCTGAACGGCCTCAAGCACCTCGCCGAGGCCCGCCCGGAGTGGCTCCGGGGCGACTTCGCGGTGCTTCTGGAGCCCTCCGACGGCGAGGTCGAGGGCGGCTGCCAGGGCACCCTCCGAGTGCTGCTGAGGACCAAGGGCGAGCGGGCCCACTCCGCGCGCGGCTGGATGGGCTCCAACGCCATCCACGCGGCCGCCCCGATCCTCTCCCGCCTCGCCTCCTACGAGCCCCGGTGGCCGGTGATCGACGGTCTGGAGTACCGCGAGGGCCTGAACGCGGTCCGTATCGGCGGGGGAGTGGCCGGCAACGTCATCCCGGACGAGTGCGTGGTCACCGTCAACTTCCGCTACGCCCCCGACCGCACCGAGGAGGAGGCGATCGCGCACGTGCGTGAGGTGTTCGCGGACTGCGGGGTCGAGGAGTTCGTGATCGACGACCACAGCGGCGCCGCCCTGCCCGGCCTGTCCCACCCGGCCGCCGCGGCCTTCATCGAGGCGGTCGGCGGCACCCCGATGCCCAAGTACGGCTGGACGGACGTCTCCCGCTTCGCCTCCCTCGGCATCCCGGCGGTCAACTACGGTCCCGGCAATCCGCACCTGGCGCACAAGCGGGACGAGCGGGTCGAGGTGGCCAAGGTCCTCGCCGGTGAGGAGCGGCTGCGCGCCTGGCTCACCGCGTGA
- a CDS encoding TIGR00730 family Rossman fold protein gives MATGNPEGKKRPPDEQRLGPVLRRRGQVQASTTDQRLLDERAPTDWVHTDPWRVLRIQSEFIEGFGTLAEIPPAISVFGSARTPVDSPEYEAGVRLGRGLVEAGWAVITGGGPGAMEAANKGALEAGGLSIGLGIELPFEQGLNQYVDIGLNFRYFFVRKMMFVKYAQGFVVLPGGLGTLDELFEALTLVQTQKVTRFPIVLFGSEYWGGLMDWLRNTLVAQGKAAEKDLMLFHVTDDVDEAVALVSKEAAR, from the coding sequence ATGGCTACCGGAAACCCCGAGGGGAAGAAGCGCCCACCGGACGAGCAGCGGCTCGGCCCGGTGCTCCGGCGGCGGGGCCAGGTGCAGGCCAGCACCACGGACCAGCGGCTGCTGGACGAGCGCGCCCCCACCGACTGGGTGCACACCGACCCCTGGCGGGTGCTGCGCATCCAGTCGGAGTTCATCGAGGGCTTCGGCACCCTCGCCGAGATCCCGCCCGCGATCAGCGTGTTCGGCTCGGCCCGGACCCCGGTCGACTCGCCGGAGTACGAGGCGGGTGTGCGGCTCGGGCGGGGTCTGGTCGAGGCCGGCTGGGCGGTGATCACCGGGGGCGGTCCCGGCGCCATGGAGGCGGCCAACAAGGGCGCGCTGGAGGCGGGCGGCCTCTCGATCGGCCTCGGCATCGAGCTGCCCTTCGAGCAGGGGCTCAACCAGTACGTCGACATCGGACTCAACTTCCGGTACTTCTTCGTCCGGAAAATGATGTTCGTGAAGTACGCGCAGGGCTTCGTCGTGCTGCCCGGCGGGCTCGGCACGCTGGACGAGCTGTTCGAGGCGCTCACCCTGGTGCAGACCCAGAAGGTGACCCGCTTCCCGATCGTGCTGTTCGGCAGCGAGTACTGGGGCGGCCTGATGGACTGGCTGCGGAACACGCTGGTCGCGCAGGGCAAGGCGGCGGAGAAGGACCTGATGCTGTTCCACGTGACGGACGACGTGGACGAGGCGGTCGCGCTGGTGTCCAAGGAAGCGGCGCGTTAG